The Skermanella rosea sequence CCAACTCGGCATCGCGCTGCCAAGTGCCGAGCACCAGCGCCACCATCATCCGCGCCATCCGCAGCGGCTGGCGGTGCTTGGCGACGTAGAGCGCCAGTTCGCCGGTATCCAGGCGGGAGCGCTTGAGGAAGGAGCCGAAGCCCTCGTCATAGGGGTTGTTGGCGACCGCCAGGATCGGCGTGGTGATCCGCCGGGTGCCCTTGTCGGTTTCCAGCCGGACGCGCAGCAGCGGATAGCGCTTCAGCGCCTTGCACATGGCGATCGCCATGGCCGGCCACTTGCTCAGCCCGCGCTCCTCCCGGACCTCCTCGCGCTCCTGCACCATCATCGGATAGAGGCCGAGGACGGAGTGGTTGAGGAAGACCGTGCCGTTGACGTCGCCGACATCCATCGGCTTGATCCGGCCGTGCGCCAGCAGCGGCACCGCCTCGGCGATGTCGAGGGGAATGCCCAGGTCCTTGGCGTAGAGATTGAGCGTGCCGAGCGGCAGGATGCCCAGCGCCTTGTCGGTGCCCATCAGCTTGCCGGCCGCCGTGGCCACGGTGCCGTCGCCGCCGCCGACCACGACCACCTCGGCGTCCGACGCCACGGCCCGGTCGATCGCGGCGACGATCTCCGGGCCGGACGCGGCCGTGACCGTGGCGGTGTGCCCGGCCTCCTCGAAGAGACGCTTCACCTCGCTGACCGACTCTTCGATCGGCTGGCCCACCAGGGATCCGGCGGCGCCATTGAGGACGACGGAAATTTTCATGTGACGGGTTCCACTTCGGAACGGCTTGAAAAGGGAGACTATCCACGCACCTGGGGTTCAACACGGGTGCAGGTCCGGTGTTCCGGATGGCCGGTGTTCCAGGGGGCTCGGCGCGCCGCGCATTCCCGCCCCGCGCGCCGCCGGAGTGCGCCTCGATTGACAGTCACCCCGCCGGCTTTATCATCCGGTCCGAACAAACGGGCCATCCGGATAAACGGGAGGAAGCAAGGCCGCCATGAATTTCGACCTCACCGAGGACCAGCGCGCGTTCCGGGAAACCGCCCGCGGATTCGCCGCCGAGCACATGGCGCCCCATGCCGCCGAGTGGGACGAGCACCAGGTCTTCCCGGTGGAGACCCTGCGCCGCGCCGCCGAACTGGGATTCGCCGGGATCTATTGCCGCGAGGAGTTCGGCGGCTCGGGCCTGTCGCGGCTGGACGCCGCCGTGATCTTCGAGGAGCTGGCGGCCGGCTGCGTGTCGACCTCGGCCTATATCTCGATCCACAACATGGCCTCCTGGATGATCGACAGCTTCGGCGACGAATCCCAGCGCGCCCGCTGGCTGCCGAAGCTGACATCCATGGAGCATTTCGCCAGCTACTGCCTGACCGAGCCCGGCGCCGGCTCCGACGCCGGGTCGCTCAAGACCCGGGCGGAGCGCGACGGCGACCACTACGTGCTGAACGGGACCAAGGCCTTCATTTCCGGCGGCGGCGTGTCCGACGTCTATGTCGCCATGGTCCGTACCGGCGAGCCGGGCCCCAAGGGGATCTCCTGCATCGTGGTCGAGAAGGGAACGCCGGGGCTTTCCTTCGGCAAGAAGGAGAAAAAGCTGGGCTGGAACAGCCAGCCGACCGCGGCGGTGATCTTCGAGGACTGCCGCGTTCCGGTCGCCAACCGGCTGGGGGCGGAGGGCGAGGGCTTCAGGATCGCCATGAAGGGGCTGGACGGCGGCCGGCTCAACATCTCCGCCTGCTCGCTGGGGGGAGCGCGCGCCTGCCTGGAGCTGGCGCGCGACCATATGACCGTCCGGACCCAGTTCGGTCGCAAGCTGGCCGATTTCCAGGCGCTCCAGTTCCGGCTGGCCGACATGGCGACCGACCTGGAGGCCGCCCGGCTGATGGTCCATCGCGGCGCCGCGAAGTTGGATGACGGCGACTCCGAAGCCACGCTATATTGTGCGATGGCGAAACGCTTCGCCACCGATGCCGGCTTCAGGATTTGCAACGAAGCCTTGCAGCTTCACGGCGGCTACGGCTACATCAAGGAGTATCCGGTGGAGCGCTATCTGCGCGACGTCCGCGTGCACCAGATCCTGGAGGGCACCAACGAAATCATGCGCCTGATCATCGCCCGCCGCCTGCTCTCGGCCTGAACTCCCCTCCCGATCGGACCCGCTTTTCCGATCGGACGCCTGCCAACGACCAAGAACGGACGCCATGACCGATACAGCGAATTCCCCATCCGGAGCCGGGAGCACTCCGGAGAACGGGCCGGACTCCAGGCAGGAGATCACCTTCGAGCGGCGGGGCGCCGTCGCCGTCGTGACGCTCGACAGGCCCAAGGCGCTGAACGCGCTGACCCTGGGCATGATCCGGGAATTCGATCCCCGCCTCGCCGACTGGGCCGGGGACCCCGCCGTAAAGGCGATCGTGGTGCAGGGCGCCGGCGACCGCGCCTTCTGCGCCGGCGGCGACGTCCGAGCCGTGGCGGATGCCGGACGGGCGCTCAAGGAAGGGCGTGAGGGCGGCGACCTTGCCCGCGACTTCTTCCGCGAGGAATATGTCCTCAACCGCCGGATCCACACCCTGTCCAAGCCCTACGTGGCGCTGCTCGACGGCATCACCATGGGCGGCGGCGTCGGGATCTCCGTGCCGGGCTCGCACCGGGTGGTGACCGAGAGGACCCTGTTCGCCATGCCGGAGACCGGCATCGGCCTGTTCCCCGACGTCGGGGGAAGCTGGTACCTGCCGCGCTGCCCGGGCGAGATCGGAACCTACCTGGCCCTGACCGGCGCCCGGCTCCACGCCGCCGACACGCTCTATGCCGGCCTCGCCACCCATTACCTGCCGAGCGCCGCCATGGGCGGCCTGATCGACGCGCTGGCCGGTGCCGACTGGTCGGGCGACGGCCGGGCCGTGGTGGACGAAGCCCTGGCCTCCGTCGCCGCCGGGTCGGCCGGCGACCCGCCGCTGGCGGCCCGTCGCGAGGCCATCGACCGCTGCTTCCGCTTTGATTCGGTTGAAGAGATTTGTGCCGCCCTGGAAAAGGACGGAACAGATTGGGCGGTGTCCACGTTGAAAAATTTGAGCCAGATGTCTCCCACAAGCCTCAAGGTAACCTTGCGGCAGGTCAGGCTTGGAAAGAACCTGTCATTCGATGATGCGATGATCATGGAGTACAGGATGAGTCAGGCATTCATCCGGGGGGATGACTTCTACGAAGGGATCCGCGCCCTGCTGGTCGACAAGGATCGTTCGCCCAGGTGGCGTCCGGCCACCCTGGCCGAAGTCGGCGCGGCCGACGTGGAGCGTCACTTCGCACCGCTCGGCGACCGCGATCTCGGCTTCGCCGACTGACATGAAGCGCCTGGATCATATGACAAGACGGGGAGGCACCTGAAATGGCGACGGTAGCGTTCATCGGCCTGGGCAACATGGGACTGCCGATGGCCCTCAATCTCGTGAAGGCGGGGCACGAGGTCATCGGGTTCGATGTGTCCGCTTCCAACCTGGAAAGCCTGACGGCGGCGGGCGGCACGGGCTCCGCCAGCGCCGGCGAGGCCGCCGCCGGGGCCGACACCGTCGTCACCATGCTGCCGGCGGGGCAGCATGTCCGGCAGGTCTACGCCGGCGAGGGCGGGGTGATCGCCTCGGCCAGGCCGGGAGCCCTGCTGATCGACTGCTCGACGATCGACGTGGACAGCGCACGATCGGTCGCGGAGGCCGCGACCGCGGCGGGATTCGCCATGGTCGACGCGCCGGTATCGGGAGGCGTGGGCGGGGCCGCGGCCGGCACCCTGACCTTCATGGTCGGCGGGCCGGACGACGCTTTCGCCAGGGCGGAACCGCTCCTGTCGCAGATGGGCAAGGCGGTGATCCATGCGGGCGGCCCCGGAACGGGCCAGGCCGCCAAGATCTGCAACAACATGGTCCTGGGAATCTCGATGATCGCCGTGGGCGAAGCTTTCGTCCTCGCCGAAAAGCTTGGCTTGGACCACCAAAAATTGTTTGATATCAGTTCCAAATCATCCGGACAGTGCTGGTCCCTGACCACGTACTGCCCGGTGCCGGGACCCGTACCCACCTCGCCGGCCAATCGGGACTACCAACCCGGTTTCACGGCGGAAATGATGCTGAAGGATCTCAAGCTTGCACAGCAGGCTGCCAATAATTCCGGAGCGGCGACGCCTTTGGGAGCCGAAGCGGCGGCGCTCTATACGGTGTTCGCCAATAACGGCAATGGCAAACTGGATTTTTCCGCGATTATAAAGATGCTTCGCGGAGCTTGTTGAGCTAACGTATTACTTGAAAGGCTACGGAGTCCTTGGCCTCAAGGAACTCCGGAACCGGGAGAATGGAGAACGCCGTGCGACAGCCCTACTATGACAGCATCCTCCTGATCGAGCGTCTGCATCGACACTTTCTGGAAGTGCTGAAGACCGAACTGGACCGTTTGGGAATCCAGGACATCAACAACGTCCAGAGCCTGATTCTCTACAACATCGGTGACGACGAGCTGACCGTCGGCGAACTGACCGCGCGGGGCTATTACCTGGGCTCGAACGTGTCATACAACGTGAAGAAGATGGTCGAGAACGGCTATCTGGGCCAGGAGCGCTCGCCCCACGACCGCCGGTCGGTCCGGGTCCGCCTGTCCGACAAGGGGCTCGATCTTCGCGACAAGATCAGCAACATGTTCGAGCGCCAGATCAAGGCCCTGGACAAGGCCGGCCTCAGCGACGAGGAGCTGATCAAGGCGAACGAGACCATGCGCAAGCTGGAGCGCTTCTGGTCGTCGTCGCTGGACTACAGCGGCTATCCGGTCACGTCGGCCGCCTAATCCGGGCGGCCCGGTTCGCACGTCGCCGGCCGGGCCGCCCGAGGGGCGGCCCGGCACGTCCGCGTGCCGCTTCTCCACCGACGCTCCCGCGGCGTTTGCGGGGTGAACCGGATCACCCCGCGGCCCTGCCTCAGCCGAAGGCCTGGATGCCGGTCTGGGCGCGGCCCAGGATGAGGGCGTGGATGTCGTGGGTGCCCTCGTAGGTGTTGACCGCCTCCAGATTCATGACGTGGCGGATCACGTGGTACTCGTCCGAGATGCCGTTGCCGCCCAGCATGTCGCGGGCGACCCGGGCGACGTCGAGCGCCTTGCCGCAGTTGTTGCGCTTCATCAGGCTGATCGCCTCCGGCGGGGCGCGGTGCGCGTCCTTCAGCCGGCCCAGCCGCAGCGCGGCGTGCAGCCCCAGCGTGATCTCCGTCTGCATGTCCGCCAGCTTCTTCTGGATCAACTGGTTGGCCGCCAGCGGCCGGCCGAACATCCTGCGCTCCAGCACGTAGTCGCGCGCCTGATGCCAGCAGAACTCCGCCGCTCCCATGGCGCCCCAGGCGATGCCGTAGCGCGCGTTGTTCAGGCAGCCGAACGGCCCCTTCAGCCCCTTGACGTTGGGCAGCAGGTTGTCGTCGGGAACGAACACCTCGTCCATCGCGATGCCGCCGGTGATCGAGGCGCGCAGGCTGAACTTGCCCTCGATCTTGGGGGCGCTCAGCCCCTTCATGCCCTTCTCCAGCACGAAGCCGCGGATCTCGCCGGCATCGTCCTTGGCCCACACCACGAACACGTCGGCGATCGGCGAGTTGGTGATCCACTGCTTGGAGCCGCTGAGGCTGTAGCCGCCGTCGACCTTGCGCGCCCGGGTCTTCATGGAGCCGGGATCGGAGCCGGCGTCCGGCTCGGTCAGGCCGAAGCAGCCCACCCACTCGCCGCTGGCGAGTTTCGGCAGGTATTTCTGCCGCTGCTCCTCGGTGCCGTAGGCATGGATCGGGTGCATGACGAGGGAGGACTGGACCGACATGGCGGAGCGGTAGCCCGAGTCCACCCGCTCGACCTCGCGGGCGATCAGGCCGTAGCTGACATAGCCGACGCCGGCGCAGCCGTAGCCGTCGATGGTCGGCCCGAGCAGGCCGAGTGCGCCCATCTCGGTCATGATCTCGCGGTGGAAGTGCTCGTGCCGGTTCGCCTCCAGCACGCGCGTCATCAGCTTGTCCTGGCAATAGCTCCGCGCGCTGTCGCGGACCATGCGCTCTTCCTCGGAAAGCTCGTCCTCCAGCAGCAGCGGGTCTTCCCACTGGAAGCGGACGGCCTGCGCCGACGTCCCGGTTTCCTCGCCTATTGCCGCATCGGTTGCTGCGACGATCGGGTTTGCGGTCATTGTTGATTCTCCGACT is a genomic window containing:
- a CDS encoding diacylglycerol/lipid kinase family protein, which translates into the protein MKISVVLNGAAGSLVGQPIEESVSEVKRLFEEAGHTATVTAASGPEIVAAIDRAVASDAEVVVVGGGDGTVATAAGKLMGTDKALGILPLGTLNLYAKDLGIPLDIAEAVPLLAHGRIKPMDVGDVNGTVFLNHSVLGLYPMMVQEREEVREERGLSKWPAMAIAMCKALKRYPLLRVRLETDKGTRRITTPILAVANNPYDEGFGSFLKRSRLDTGELALYVAKHRQPLRMARMMVALVLGTWQRDAELEVMHMTEFTVKSRRRTLKVANDGEVHRMEAPLHYRMLAGGLRMLVPSEESGVQAASPGERLAEEAEITRAETARKESA
- a CDS encoding isobutyryl-CoA dehydrogenase, encoding MNFDLTEDQRAFRETARGFAAEHMAPHAAEWDEHQVFPVETLRRAAELGFAGIYCREEFGGSGLSRLDAAVIFEELAAGCVSTSAYISIHNMASWMIDSFGDESQRARWLPKLTSMEHFASYCLTEPGAGSDAGSLKTRAERDGDHYVLNGTKAFISGGGVSDVYVAMVRTGEPGPKGISCIVVEKGTPGLSFGKKEKKLGWNSQPTAAVIFEDCRVPVANRLGAEGEGFRIAMKGLDGGRLNISACSLGGARACLELARDHMTVRTQFGRKLADFQALQFRLADMATDLEAARLMVHRGAAKLDDGDSEATLYCAMAKRFATDAGFRICNEALQLHGGYGYIKEYPVERYLRDVRVHQILEGTNEIMRLIIARRLLSA
- a CDS encoding enoyl-CoA hydratase/isomerase family protein, translating into MTDTANSPSGAGSTPENGPDSRQEITFERRGAVAVVTLDRPKALNALTLGMIREFDPRLADWAGDPAVKAIVVQGAGDRAFCAGGDVRAVADAGRALKEGREGGDLARDFFREEYVLNRRIHTLSKPYVALLDGITMGGGVGISVPGSHRVVTERTLFAMPETGIGLFPDVGGSWYLPRCPGEIGTYLALTGARLHAADTLYAGLATHYLPSAAMGGLIDALAGADWSGDGRAVVDEALASVAAGSAGDPPLAARREAIDRCFRFDSVEEICAALEKDGTDWAVSTLKNLSQMSPTSLKVTLRQVRLGKNLSFDDAMIMEYRMSQAFIRGDDFYEGIRALLVDKDRSPRWRPATLAEVGAADVERHFAPLGDRDLGFAD
- the mmsB gene encoding 3-hydroxyisobutyrate dehydrogenase, whose amino-acid sequence is MATVAFIGLGNMGLPMALNLVKAGHEVIGFDVSASNLESLTAAGGTGSASAGEAAAGADTVVTMLPAGQHVRQVYAGEGGVIASARPGALLIDCSTIDVDSARSVAEAATAAGFAMVDAPVSGGVGGAAAGTLTFMVGGPDDAFARAEPLLSQMGKAVIHAGGPGTGQAAKICNNMVLGISMIAVGEAFVLAEKLGLDHQKLFDISSKSSGQCWSLTTYCPVPGPVPTSPANRDYQPGFTAEMMLKDLKLAQQAANNSGAATPLGAEAAALYTVFANNGNGKLDFSAIIKMLRGAC
- a CDS encoding MarR family winged helix-turn-helix transcriptional regulator, which gives rise to MRQPYYDSILLIERLHRHFLEVLKTELDRLGIQDINNVQSLILYNIGDDELTVGELTARGYYLGSNVSYNVKKMVENGYLGQERSPHDRRSVRVRLSDKGLDLRDKISNMFERQIKALDKAGLSDEELIKANETMRKLERFWSSSLDYSGYPVTSAA
- a CDS encoding acyl-CoA dehydrogenase, whose product is MTANPIVAATDAAIGEETGTSAQAVRFQWEDPLLLEDELSEEERMVRDSARSYCQDKLMTRVLEANRHEHFHREIMTEMGALGLLGPTIDGYGCAGVGYVSYGLIAREVERVDSGYRSAMSVQSSLVMHPIHAYGTEEQRQKYLPKLASGEWVGCFGLTEPDAGSDPGSMKTRARKVDGGYSLSGSKQWITNSPIADVFVVWAKDDAGEIRGFVLEKGMKGLSAPKIEGKFSLRASITGGIAMDEVFVPDDNLLPNVKGLKGPFGCLNNARYGIAWGAMGAAEFCWHQARDYVLERRMFGRPLAANQLIQKKLADMQTEITLGLHAALRLGRLKDAHRAPPEAISLMKRNNCGKALDVARVARDMLGGNGISDEYHVIRHVMNLEAVNTYEGTHDIHALILGRAQTGIQAFG